GTTAACGTAGTTTTACCATGGTCTACGTGCCCTATTGTTCCTATGTTTACGTGTGTTTTACTTCTTTCAAATTTTTCCTTTGCCATTTTCTTTCCTCCTAATCATATAGTTAGTAATTGTTCCTACTCATCATTACTCCCTATGGTTTCATTATTTTTTCCGCAATGCTGGTAGGTACTTGCTCAAAATGATCAAAATGCATGGAGTAGTTTGCACGACCTTGAGATTTCGAACGCAAATCTGTTGCATATCCAAACATCTCAGAGAGAGGCACAAAGCTTCTGATAACCTGAACTCCACCTGGTCGAGGGTCCATACCTTCGATTTTTCCTCTTCTTGAGTTGATATCACCAATGACGTCGCCCATGTACTCTTCCGGTGTCACAACCTCTACCCGCATATATGGTTCCAGAAGTACTGGCTTTGCTTTTTTCATCGCATCCTTGAATGCCATGGATCCAGCTATCTTAAACGCCATTTCGGATGAATCCACTTCATGGTAGGAACCATCATAAAGTACAACTTTGAAATCCACAACCTCGTATCCAGCCATAACACCATTTCTTTTGCTTTCCTGAATACCTTGATCAACAGCTGGGATATATTCTTTAGGGATAGCTCCTCCAACAATTTTGTTTTCAAATTCATAACCAAAGCCCGGTTCCTGTGGTGACATTCTAATTTTAACATGTCCATATTGCCCTTTACCACCAGATTGACGAGCATATTTTGTTTCCACTTCTATTTCTTCCGTAATCGTTTCTTTGTAGGATACCTGTGGCTTGCCTACATTCGCTTCCACTTTGAATTCACGTAGCATTCTATCAACAATAATCTCAAGATGTAGCTCGCCCATTCCTTCAATAATGGTTTGGCCTGTTTCATGGTCCGTGTAGGTTCGGAATGTGGGATCTTCTTCTGCTAATTTTTGAAGAGCAATCCCCATTTTGTCCTGACCCGCTTTTGTCTTTGGTTCAATAGCAACTGAGATTACCGGCTCCGGAAACTCCATCGACTCCAAGATAACTTGATTATCTACATCGCATAAAGTATCACCAGTACTGGTATCTTTAAGCCCAACAGCAGCAGCGATATCTCCTGCATACACTTCATCAACTTCTTCTCTGGAGTTTGCATGCATTTGAAGAATCCGTCCTACTCTTTCTCTTTTACCCTTGATAGGGTTGTATACATAAGAACCAGATTTCAAAACACCTGAATAAACTCTGAAGAAGGCTAGTTTTCCCACGTATGGATCTGACATTATTTTGAAGGCTAACGCCGCAAAGGGTTCATCGTCATCTGCATGACGCTCGATTTCAGCTTCACCGTCAACAGACATCCCTTGTATGGATTCTACATCAAGAGGCGAAGGCATAAGTTCAACAATATAATCAAGTAATATTGGAACCCCTCTGTTTTTATAGGAAGAACCACATAGCACTGGTGTAATTTTAGTAGTTACGGTTCCAGCTCGAAGACCTTTCATGATTTCTTCTTCTGTCAGGGATTCACCTTCAAGATATTTCATCATCAATTCTTCGTCTGTTTCTGCTACGGCTTCCAGCAATTGCTCCCGATATTCATCAGCTTTCGCTTTCATATCTTCTGGAATTTCTTCGATTCTTGTTTTTTTCCCTAAATCATCTTCGTAAATCGTTGCTTTCATTTTAACTAAATCAACAATACCTTCAAAGTCCGCTTCTTTTCCTATGGGTAATTGTATTGGTATTGCATTAGCATTTAGTCTCTCTTTCATCATATCAACCGCGTGATAAAAGTCAGCACCCATAATATCCATTTTGTTAACAAACGCCATCCTTGGCACTTTGTATTTATCCGCTTGTCGCCATACCGTTTCTGATTGTGGTTCTACTCCACCTTTTGCACAAAATACAGCCACAGCACCATCCAAAACCCTTAGAGATCTTTCGACTTCCACCGTAAAATCAACGTGTCCTGGTGTATCTATAATATTTATTCTATGATCTTGCCATTCACAAGTGGTAGCGGCTGATGTAATGGTGATTCCTCTTTCTTTTTCCTGCTCCATCCAATCCATCTGCGATGCACCATCATGTGTTTCGCCAAGCTTTCGAATGCGGCCCGCATAGTACAGAATTCGTTCTGTCGTCGTGGTTTTTCCCGCATCAATATGAGCCATAATTCCAATATTTCTTGTTTTTTCCAATGTGATCTGCCTTGGCACTGTGATCCTCCTTCCAAGGTTACTATCCGGCATTAAAGATTTTACCAGCGATAGTGGGCAAATGCTTTGTTTGCTTCTGCCATTTTATGTGTATCTTCTTTCTTCTTAACGGCTCCGCCCATATTGTTAGCAGCATCCATGATTTCTTTCGCAAGTCTTTCTTTCATTGTCTTTTCACTTCTAGCCTTGGTGTATTTTGCTAACCATCTTATTCCCAAGGTTTGTCTTCTTTCTGGTCTAACTTCTACTGGAACCTGGTAGTTTGCACCACCTACACGTCTAGCCTTAACTTCCAGCACAGGCATAATGTTGTTCATTGCTTTTTCAAATACTTCTGTTGGGTCTTCACCGGTAGTTTCTTTGATATTTTCAAAGGCACCATATACAATTTTCTGAGCCGTTCCTTTTTTGCCATCTAACATAATGCTGTTGATAAGCTTTGTAACGACTTTGCTTCCGTATATCGGGTCCGGCAATGCCACCCTTTTGGGTGCACTTCCTTTTCTCGGCACTTTACTTCCCTCCTTATCCATTTAAGAGATTCATCGGTACTCGACATCATTTTTGATGCCGTTGTGCGTTCGAGCAAAAATAAATTTATGCTAAAACGCTTTACGCATTATTTTTTCTTTGGACGTTTCGCTCCATATTTGGATCTACCTTGCATTCTGTCAGCAACACCTGCTGTATCAAGGGATCCTCTGACAACATGGTATCTTACCCCTGGAAGGTCTTTTACTCTACCTCCACGAATAAGGACTACACTATGCTCCTGCAGGTTATGACCTGAACCTGGGATATAGGCGGATACCTCTATTTGGTTTGTCAGACGAACTCTAGCTACTTTTCTAAGAGCTGAGTTTGGTTTTTTAGGCGTTACTGTTTTTACAGAAACACATACGCCACGTTTTTGTGGAGCACTAATGTTTGTTGATTTTCTCTGAAGAGAGTTAAATCCTTTTAGCAATGCAGGAGAGTCAGATTTTTCCTGCTCTACTTTTCGGCCTTTTCTAACCAGCTGATTAATCGTTGGCATTCATTTTCACCTCCTTAAACTGTTTGAATGGGTTTATCTATTTTTGAACCGCAACAACGGTTGCTCCCACATCAATCCCACAGTTCCTGCCTAGTTTTTTCCGACTATCTACAGGAACAATTTCTATTGAGTGCTGCTTTGCCAAGGTGTCAATTTTTTCTAGTATGCTGCTATCAGCGTCTTGAGCTAAATAAATCTTAAGAATTTGATCTCCTTCACGAATGCTTCGTGAAACTTGTTTTATCCCAATGATGATTTTCTCATGCTGAAGTTCCTCCAACACGATTCATCCTCCCTTTCAGTTAAGAGGCTTACTCGCCAAGCACAGAAGTGTTCGGCGAGTTCTTTACTATTTGTTTCAACATAATATTTTAAACACACTTTAGTATTCTACCACCTGTGAAATGTTGTGTCAATATATTATTCATCCGCTACAGCTAATTCTGGTTCTGCTAATTGTTCTATCGCTCCAACATCATTTTCCATATCCAGAGCAATGTTTTTGTATTTTTTCATCCCTGTACCTGCTGGAATCAGCTTTCCTATAATAACATTTTCTTTTAATCCTATCAGGAAATCCTCTTTCCCTTTGATAGCCGCTTCCGTAAGCACTCTCGTCGTTTCCTGGAAAGATGCTGCAGACAAGAAGGATTCTGTCGCTAAAGAGGCTTTTGTGATTCCCAGCAACACCCTTCTCCCCTTTACTTCCTCTGTTCCTTCTTTTTCGCGCAAAGCATTCATTTCGTCTATTGTGTATATACTTTCTAAAGCTCCAGGAAGCATAGCAGCCTGCGGATCTTCCTCTATTTTTGTTTTGGATAACATCTGACGCACAATTACTTCTATGTGCTTATCGTTAATATCTACCCCTTGTAATCGATATACCCTTTGAACTTCTTTAATAATGTAGTTCTGTACACCGATTACGCCTTTTATTTTTAGGATATCATGAGGATTAACAGATCCTTCGGTGATTTCATCAGCCGCTTCAATCCATTGTCCATCACGAACTTTAATCCTTGAACCGTAAGGAATTTCGTATTCTTTCTCTTCTTCTCCATTCCTAACAAAGACTTCTCGTTTCTTTTTATTCTCTTGTACCGTAACAGAACCATCAATCTCACTTATAATAGCCAATCCTTTAGGTTTTCTCGCTTCAAAAAGCTCCTCAACCCTCGGAAGACCTTGTGTGATATCAGCTCCGGCTACTCCGCCAGTATGGAATGTCCTCATGGTCAGTTGAGTTCCCGGTTCTCCAATAGATTGGGCGGCAATAATTCCTACCGCTTCCCCCACCTCTACCTGTTTTCCGGTTGCTAGATTTCTCCCGTAACAAACTTTACATATTCCGTGCTTTGTCTTGCAGTTAAGAATTGATCGGATTTTAATTTTTTCAATACCTGCTTCTATCATGGCTTCTGCATCTTCTTCCAGTACCATTTTTCCTCTTTCAAGGATGACAGCACCGGTTTTTGTGTCGATGGCATCTTCAAGCAAATACCTTCCAACAAGTCTGTCGTACAGCTCTTCTATTATCTCTTTTCCGTCCTTAAACGCTTCAACCGTAATGCCCTCATCTGTACCACAATCATCTTCTCTTATAATAACATCCTGACTGACATCAACCAGCCTTCTAGTCAAGTATCCAGAATCTGCTGTTCTGAGGGCTGTATCTGCCAACCCTTTTCTGGCACCATGAGTTGATATAAAGTATTCCAGTACGGTTAGACCTTCTCGGAAGTTTGATTTAATCGGAACTTCTACTGTATGTCCACTGGCATTGGACATGAGACCACGCATACCTCCCAGCTGTCGAATCTGGTTTTTGCTTCCACGGGCACCAGATTGTGCCATAATGAAGACGTTGTTCATGGTGTCTAAACCTTCCATAAGCGCATCAGTAACTTTGCCCGTAGTTTCTTCCCAAACATTCATAACCTTTTCATAGCGTTCGTCGTCAGAGATCAGACCTCTCCTGAAGACTTTTTCATATTGGTCTACTCTTTCTTCAGCTTCTTTAATAAGTTCAGCTTTTTCCTTCGGTACTTCCATATCTGAAACAGCTATGGTGATCGCACCTTTGGTAGAGTATTTGAATCCCATAAACTTAATATAGTCCAGCATTTTTGCCGTAGCATAGTTTCCGTGTTTTCTGAAACACTTTGATATGATTCGTCCCAAGGCCTTTTTATCGCAAACAAAGTCAATTTCAAGTCCGTGAGGATCTTTGTTCCGATCAACAAACCCTAAATCTTGAGGTATACTTTCGTTGAAGATAAACCTACCAACTGTACTCTCTACTGTGTGGTTTTCTTGTCCGCTATCTTGCTTAAATCGAACCTTAACTCTTGCATGAAGATTCACCTTGCCAGTGTAGTATGCCATCAGCATTTCTTCGTAATCCTTGAAATACATCCCTTCTCCCTGACTGTCTGGAATTTCAACCGTTAGGTAATATGTCCCCAGTACCATATCCTGGGTTGGCGTGGTGATCGGTTGTCCATCTTTAGGTGCGAGGATATTATTGGGAGAAAGCATTAAGTTTCTCGCCTCTTCCTGTGCTGAATCAGAAAGCGGAACGTGAACGGCCATTTGATCTCCATCAAAGTCAGCATTATAGGCTGTACACACTAAAGGATGCAATTTAATAGCTTTCCCTTCCACTAAAATCGGCTCAAAAGCTTGAATCCCAAGGCGATGCAAGGTAGGCGCTCTATTCAAAAGTACCGGATGGTTTTTTATAACTTCTTCCAAGACATCCCATACCTCAGGTCGCACTTTTTCTACCATTCGCTTAGCGCTTTTAATATTATGTGCATGGCCTTGAGCAACCAAATTTTTCATTACAAACGGCTTAAACAGTTCTAATGCCATTTTTTTCGGAAGTCCGCACTGATGAAATGCCAGTTCAGGTCCTACAACGATAACCGATCTCCCTGAGTAGTCAACTCGCTTTCCTAGCAAGTTTTGCCGGAATCGTCCCTGTTTTCCCTTCAACATATCGGATAAGGATTTCAAGGGTCTATTCCCCGGTCCTGTTACCGGTTTTCCTCTTCGTCCATTATCTATCAGCGCATCAACTGACTCTTGCAGCATCCTCTTTTCATTACGAACAATAATATCCGGAGCACCTAAGTCCAGTAATCGCTTCAATCTATTATTCCTGTTAATCACTCGCCGATACAGATCATTTAGATCCGAAGTTGCAAACCTTCCGCCATCCAGTTGAACCATCGGTCTTAAATCTGGAGGAATGACCGGAACAACATCCATTATCATCCATTCAGGATCGTTGCCTGATTTGCGAAACGCATCCACTACTTCCAGGCGTCTAATGGTTCTTACTCTTTTTTGACCCGAACTATCCGCAAGTCTTTGCCTTAGCTCTTCATTTAATTCTTCTAAATCAATTTGGCTTAAAAGTACTTTAATTGCCTCCGCACCCATTGAAGCTTTGAAATAATTACCCGTTTTTCTAGCGTGTTCCATCGCTTCCGCAAATTCTTTTTCTGTTAATATTTGTTTATGGGTTAAATGGCTTTCTCCAGCGTCCGTCACCACGTAGGCGGCGAAGTACAGAACCTTTTCCAATGATCTGGGAGACATATCTAACAAAAGGCCCATTCTGCTGGGAATTCCTTTGAAGTACCAAATATGAGAAACAGGTGCTGCCAGTTCTATATGACCCATCCGATCCCTACGAACCTTCGACTTTGTAACTTCGACACCGCAACGATCACAAATAATGCCTTTATACCTTACTCGCTTATATTTACCACAATGACATTCCCAGTCTTTTGTAGGTCCGAATATTTTTTCACAAAACAATCCTTCTTTTTCAGGTTTTAATGTACGGTAATTGATGGTTTCCGGCTTTTTCACTTCACCTCTGGACCATTGACGAATTTTGTCTGGTGCAGCCAGCGAGATTCGGATCGACTTAAAATTATTTAATTCAAACAAGGAGCTTCTCCCCTTTCCGGTTTTTCACAGGTCAATCTTTTCCTGATGCCAGGCATCAATTTTCTTCTTCATCCACAAAATTTCCATCTGACTCCTCTGTATCCGGAGCGCTTTCTTCGGAAGTAATGGAAAGCATCGAAGTTCCCAACTCCTCTGCGTCATATACATCATGATTCTCTGCATTTTCCATTTCTTGATCCATCGTATTTTCAGGATGTTTTTCCGCTTCTATCGGCGGAGCAAGAATAACTTCATCCATATTAGCTTCTATTGTCTCCTCTACTCCTGCTTCTTTCAACTCGACTTCTGCATTATCATCTGTCAATACTTGGATGTTTAAGGCAAGACTCTGCAGTTCTTTGATCAGAACCTTGAAGGATTCTGGTACACCTGGTTCCGGAATGGTTTCTCCTTTTACGATACACTCATATGTCTTTACCCTTCCAATAACATCGTCTGATTTCACAGTCAATATCTCCTGAAGTGTATGAGAGGCTCCATAGGCTTCGAGGGCCCAAACTTCCATTTCTCCAAAACGCTGTCCACCAAATTGAGCTTTTCCACCCAAAGGTTGTTGCGTAACTAAAGAGTATGGTCCAGTACTTCTCGCATGTATTTTATCATCTACCAAATGATGTAGTTTTAACATATACATATACCCTACGGTTACAGGGTTGTCAAATAGTTCGCCAGTTCGTCCGTCAATCAGCTGAATTTTACCAGACTTCGGATATCCTGCTTCTCCTAGAGCATCCATAACATCATGTTCGTCCGCCCCGTCAAAGACCGGTGTTGCTACTTCCCAACCCAAAGCCTTCGCTGCCATTCCAAGATGAACTTCCAACACCTGCCCAATGTTCATTCTGGAAGGCACGCCCAGAGGGTTCAACACAACGTCTAATGGCGTTCCATCTTCTAAGAATGGCATATCTTCTTCTGGAAGTATTCTGGAGATAACCCCCTTGTTTCCATGTCTACCTGCCACTTTATCTCCAACGTTTATCTTTCGTTTCTTAGCAATGTAGACTCGAACAAGTTCATTCACACCTGGTGAAAGTTCATCTCCATTTTCTCTCGTAAACACTTTCACATCTACAACAATACCCGATTCACCGTGAGGAACTTTCAAAGAGGTGTCTCTCACTTCTCGAGCTTTTTCTCCAAAAATGGCTCTTAGCAGTCTTTCTTCAGCCGTTAATTCTGTTTCTCCTTTCGGAGTCACTTTTCCTACTAAAATATCACCTGACTGAACTTCTGCTCCTATTCGAATGATCCCCCGCTCATCCAAGTCTTTTAAAGAGTCCTCTCCTACATTAGGAATATCTCTGGTTATTTCTTCAGGTCCTAGCTTTGTATCTCTCGCATCCGCTTCATACTCTTCGATATGAATCGATGTCATCACATCATCTTTAACTAGTCGTTCATTGATCAAGATAGCATCTTCGTAGTTATAACCTTCCCAAGCCATAAACCCAATAAGGCAATTTTTCCCAAGCGCTATTTCCCCTTTATGGGTCGAAGGACCATCAGCAATAACTTCACCAGCG
The DNA window shown above is from Tindallia californiensis and carries:
- a CDS encoding GTP-binding protein yields the protein MAKEKFERSKTHVNIGTIGHVDHGKTTLT
- a CDS encoding ribosomal L7Ae/L30e/S12e/Gadd45 family protein codes for the protein MLEELQHEKIIIGIKQVSRSIREGDQILKIYLAQDADSSILEKIDTLAKQHSIEIVPVDSRKKLGRNCGIDVGATVVAVQK
- the fusA gene encoding elongation factor G, producing MAHIDAGKTTTTERILYYAGRIRKLGETHDGASQMDWMEQEKERGITITSAATTCEWQDHRINIIDTPGHVDFTVEVERSLRVLDGAVAVFCAKGGVEPQSETVWRQADKYKVPRMAFVNKMDIMGADFYHAVDMMKERLNANAIPIQLPIGKEADFEGIVDLVKMKATIYEDDLGKKTRIEEIPEDMKAKADEYREQLLEAVAETDEELMMKYLEGESLTEEEIMKGLRAGTVTTKITPVLCGSSYKNRGVPILLDYIVELMPSPLDVESIQGMSVDGEAEIERHADDDEPFAALAFKIMSDPYVGKLAFFRVYSGVLKSGSYVYNPIKGKRERVGRILQMHANSREEVDEVYAGDIAAAVGLKDTSTGDTLCDVDNQVILESMEFPEPVISVAIEPKTKAGQDKMGIALQKLAEEDPTFRTYTDHETGQTIIEGMGELHLEIIVDRMLREFKVEANVGKPQVSYKETITEEIEVETKYARQSGGKGQYGHVKIRMSPQEPGFGYEFENKIVGGAIPKEYIPAVDQGIQESKRNGVMAGYEVVDFKVVLYDGSYHEVDSSEMAFKIAGSMAFKDAMKKAKPVLLEPYMRVEVVTPEEYMGDVIGDINSRRGKIEGMDPRPGGVQVIRSFVPLSEMFGYATDLRSKSQGRANYSMHFDHFEQVPTSIAEKIMKP
- the rpsG gene encoding 30S ribosomal protein S7 — its product is MPRKGSAPKRVALPDPIYGSKVVTKLINSIMLDGKKGTAQKIVYGAFENIKETTGEDPTEVFEKAMNNIMPVLEVKARRVGGANYQVPVEVRPERRQTLGIRWLAKYTKARSEKTMKERLAKEIMDAANNMGGAVKKKEDTHKMAEANKAFAHYRW
- the rpoC gene encoding DNA-directed RNA polymerase subunit beta', which translates into the protein MFELNNFKSIRISLAAPDKIRQWSRGEVKKPETINYRTLKPEKEGLFCEKIFGPTKDWECHCGKYKRVRYKGIICDRCGVEVTKSKVRRDRMGHIELAAPVSHIWYFKGIPSRMGLLLDMSPRSLEKVLYFAAYVVTDAGESHLTHKQILTEKEFAEAMEHARKTGNYFKASMGAEAIKVLLSQIDLEELNEELRQRLADSSGQKRVRTIRRLEVVDAFRKSGNDPEWMIMDVVPVIPPDLRPMVQLDGGRFATSDLNDLYRRVINRNNRLKRLLDLGAPDIIVRNEKRMLQESVDALIDNGRRGKPVTGPGNRPLKSLSDMLKGKQGRFRQNLLGKRVDYSGRSVIVVGPELAFHQCGLPKKMALELFKPFVMKNLVAQGHAHNIKSAKRMVEKVRPEVWDVLEEVIKNHPVLLNRAPTLHRLGIQAFEPILVEGKAIKLHPLVCTAYNADFDGDQMAVHVPLSDSAQEEARNLMLSPNNILAPKDGQPITTPTQDMVLGTYYLTVEIPDSQGEGMYFKDYEEMLMAYYTGKVNLHARVKVRFKQDSGQENHTVESTVGRFIFNESIPQDLGFVDRNKDPHGLEIDFVCDKKALGRIISKCFRKHGNYATAKMLDYIKFMGFKYSTKGAITIAVSDMEVPKEKAELIKEAEERVDQYEKVFRRGLISDDERYEKVMNVWEETTGKVTDALMEGLDTMNNVFIMAQSGARGSKNQIRQLGGMRGLMSNASGHTVEVPIKSNFREGLTVLEYFISTHGARKGLADTALRTADSGYLTRRLVDVSQDVIIREDDCGTDEGITVEAFKDGKEIIEELYDRLVGRYLLEDAIDTKTGAVILERGKMVLEEDAEAMIEAGIEKIKIRSILNCKTKHGICKVCYGRNLATGKQVEVGEAVGIIAAQSIGEPGTQLTMRTFHTGGVAGADITQGLPRVEELFEARKPKGLAIISEIDGSVTVQENKKKREVFVRNGEEEKEYEIPYGSRIKVRDGQWIEAADEITEGSVNPHDILKIKGVIGVQNYIIKEVQRVYRLQGVDINDKHIEVIVRQMLSKTKIEEDPQAAMLPGALESIYTIDEMNALREKEGTEEVKGRRVLLGITKASLATESFLSAASFQETTRVLTEAAIKGKEDFLIGLKENVIIGKLIPAGTGMKKYKNIALDMENDVGAIEQLAEPELAVADE
- the rpsL gene encoding 30S ribosomal protein S12 yields the protein MPTINQLVRKGRKVEQEKSDSPALLKGFNSLQRKSTNISAPQKRGVCVSVKTVTPKKPNSALRKVARVRLTNQIEVSAYIPGSGHNLQEHSVVLIRGGRVKDLPGVRYHVVRGSLDTAGVADRMQGRSKYGAKRPKKK